The genomic interval CGACTGGCGCACCACCGTCATCGTAGCCATTGTGATCCCGCTGGCGCTCTTGTTTGCCTTTATCTGCCTGACACTCAAAGGCATGTCTGCCAACCTGCTATCGATGGGGGCGATAGACTTCGGTATCATCATTGACGGCGCGGTCGTGATGGTAGAGGGTATCTTTGTATTACTCGACCATAAGCAGCACCAGATGGGCATGGAACGCTTTAATAAGCTTTCTAAACTGGGACTGATCAAAAATACCGGCGGAGAGCTGGGTAAGGCTATTTTCTTCTCCAAACTGATCATCATAGCCGGTCTGCTGCCGATCTTCTCTTTTGAGAAAGTGGAAGGTAAGATGTTCTCTCCCCTGGCATGGACACTGGGTTTTGCACTGTTGGGAGCATTGGTGCTGACACTGACGCTGATTCCCCTGTTAAGTAGTATCCTGTTGAAGAAGAATGTACGGGAGAAACATAATATCTTTGTAGAAGCCATCACCAATGGTGTGATGAAACTTTTTTCACGTACCTACCGGCATAAGCGTATCACGCTCATTATCGCGACAGCACTGGTGGCTGTAGGGTTGTTCATGTTCAGGTTCCTGGGAACGGAATTCCTGCCGGAACTGGATGAAGGAGCGATCTACATTCGTGCTACCTGCCCATTGAGCGTATCGCTGGACGAATCTAAAGCATTGGCTAACAAGATGCGCCGCATTATCCTGGCCTTCCCGGAAGTGAAACAGGTAATGTCGCAGACAGGCCGGCCGAATGACGGTACAGACGCCACAGGCTTCTATAACATTGAATTCCATGTAGATATCTATCCGAAGAAACAATGGAAAAGCGGTATGTCTAAAGAGGAGCTGATCGATAAGATGCAGCAACAGTTGGCAGTATACCCGGGGGTGAACCTGAACTTCTCCCAACCTATCATGGACAATGTGGAAGAAGCGGTATCGGGAGTAAAAGGCTCCCTTTGTGTGAAGATATATGGGGACAGCCTTACCTATACGGAGGCGAAGGCTAACCAGGTATATGATATTATGAAGAACATCAAGGGAGTGGAAGATCTGGGCGTGATCAGGAATATTGGTCAACCGGAAATGAGAATAGATCTTGATGAAAATAAAATGGCCCTTTATGGCGTTACTACAGCGGACGCGAACGCTATCATTGAAATGGCGATCGGCGGTAAGGCTATCACGCAGATCTATGAAGGAGAGCGCAAATTCCAATTGCGTTTACGTTATGAAGAGCAATACCGCAACAATGCCGAAGCAATCAGTAATCTGATGGTCCCTACCCTGCGCGGTGCGCGGGTGCCTATCAAGAACATTGCTACCATTCGTACATTAACAGGGCCCAGTATCATTTTCAGGGACGATAACAGAAGATATACAGCCGTTAAATTTTCCATCCGGGGGCGTGATATGGGTAGCGTTATAGCAGAAGCCCAGGGCAAAGTTGACAAACAGGTGAAACTGGATAAAGGCTACGAGATGCAGTGGGCGGGTGATTTTGAAAATCAGCAACGAGCAACGAAGCGCCTGACGCAGGTAGTACCTATCAGCCTCCTGATCATCTTCCTGATCCTGTTCGTCATGTTCGGCAATGTGAAAGATGCCGGTATGGTGTTACTGAACGTGCCATTTGCCATTATCGGGGGAATTGCAGCCTTGCTGATATCAGGGACTAACTTCAGTATTTCGGCTGGTATCGGATTTATTGCATTGTTCGGTATCTGTATACAAAACGGGGTGATACTGATATCGGTGTTCAAGAACAACATGCAAATGGTGAAGCGGCATGAATTTAATCATCACACTCTTGAAATAGCAATACGGGATGGGGTACGCACAAGGGTACGCCCTGTGGTCATGACAGCGTTGATGGCGGCTATTGGCTTATTGCCAGCAGCGTTATCCAAAGGTATTGGTTCTGAGACTTCCAAACCCTTGGCGATTGTAGTAATTGGTGGTTTGATCACTGCCACCGTGCTCACGCTGCTGGTGTTCCCACTGTTCTTCTACCTCGGCTACAGAAAAGTAGGTCAGAAGATGGATTGAGTGGTTGATGCTGTGCTTATGTAATTGAAAAAGTCTGCCAGTTGGCAGACTTTTTCTTTTTAAGTATTGCAATTCTTTACCGGGAGATGATAAACCGGACATCCCTGCTTTCAGTTTCTGTAATCACCCTGAGGATGAAAGTACCTGTTACAGATCCTCCAACGGAAAATGAATCATCTACCTGCAGGGTTGGTGCATACTGCCTCTTGCCGGCTATGATGCCGTTCATATCATACACATAAGCAACGATCTGCTGTTTACGATTCAACTTTATTCTGAAGTTGAAATTGCCGTTGTTGGGATTCGGTGATAGCATCACGGTATCTATCACTTGTACAGGCACACTATTACCAGGACCTGCATGGGGATCATAAGGAGCAATCTCCAGGTCTTTTCTCACAGTATAGGTACAGGCACCAAAGGTGGCAGTCATTTCTACCCAATAACTACCGGGGTCAGTAAACTTGATCAATGGAGTACCGTTGTCATATCCTAAGAGCACCGCTTTCGGGTCGTATGACCAGCTGATGTTGTCTGGCTCCGGCAGGCTGATATCCTTTATTACCAGGGTATCAAAGGCATTCCTGCGGGAGGCTACCAGGAAGTTCACCTCTGGTTTGGCGTTGGTCTTTGTAATAGTTACATCTCCACTCGCTTCACAGCCATGCGCATCCTGTACCGCCAGATTGTATTTACCCTCGGATAATCCCTTAAATGAACCGGCGTTCAGCCAGCTACTATGGTCCAGGGAATACTTGTAGGGTGTAGTCCCTCCACTTACCACTGCATCAATACTCCCATCACTTGCACCTTCACAAATACTTGTAGAGGTTAATGTCAGTTCCAGTTTCTTTGGCTGATCAATCGTATAAGTAACCTGCTGTTTACAGCCCTTACCATCGGTAATGCTGATTGTATAATCTCCCGATGGGATATTTTCAGCGGCACTGCCGGATAAAGAAGGGGTACTCCACTGATAACTATAGTTACCATCTCCCCCACTTACATGCAAATGCAGGGCTCCATTAGATTCACCGTAGCATTTTATATCAGTAATATCCGCAGTGGTAACCAATGGGGTATAGATAGCTGTCAATGTTGTGCTTATATCGGAAGTGCAACCTCCGGCGTCCTTCACCTTCAGGGTATGATCACCTGCAGCAAGCCCGGTAAACTCGGGACTATCCTGCCATGAACCATTGTCTATAGCATATTTATAAGGGCTGGTACCGCCTACTGGCGCTACCGTAATATGACCAACAGGATCAGCGCCACAACCGGCATGTTCCTGGGCCGTAATTTTTAATCTTAATGTACCGGCGGGCTCCGTCATCGTGATCTGCTGGGTATTGATACAGCCACGACCGTCTTTTACATGTAGCTGGTGAGTACCTGCAGTAATGCTTTCAATCAGTGAAGCTGTACCATATGCGCCATTATCAATTGCATAAGTATAGCCACCGTAACTACCGCCATTACCGCCAGTAGCTGTGATCTGCGCAAAGCCGTTATCATTGCCTTTGCAGGATACGTTGTAGCCATTGTAGTCAGATAAGGTATAGGTGAAGCTGACTGGCGCCGGAGGCAGTATCACTGCATAAGTGCCTGAAGCAGTGGCCATGCATCCACGTCCATCAGTAACACGCAGTCTATAGTTACCTGACGTGGTCAGTGCTGTAGCCGATGTGAAAGGGTGATAAGTAGCTCCATCCAGTGACCATTCATATACATAAGCGCCATCTCCGCCGGTAGCTGTGATGGATATATGAGCACCATCTGCCAGGCAGACAGCATCTTGTACTTTTACATTGGTGATCTGTACTTCAGATACAGTCTGGACAGTGCTTTCAGTAGATGTAATGCTACAGGCAGGAGATTTTCTATCAGTAACAATCACGCGATAAGTACCGGCGGGCAGGTCTTCTATCTGGGTATCGGTATCGAACCAGAAGGAACCGGATGTCCAGACACCGTTCTTCAGTTGTTGCCAGTTGTAGCTATAGCTGCCGGAACCTCCGCTTACAATGGCTTGGATAACTGCGCCCGGCTGACCGGAACAGCCTGCAGACGTTTGTTGCAGTTGTACATTCAAGGCGGTACGCTGGAAGACGGTGACGTTAAGGATTGATTCATCATTGCAAACAGTGCCCTGGTTCTTCAGGATGATAGTATAATCTCCTGCCGGCAGGCCTGTAAAGATGCCAGTGCTGTTCGTCTTATTAAGTCCGTTACCTGTGAGTGTGAATGTATATGCTCCCGCGCCTCCTTCTGCTGCTACTTCGATACGGCCGTCATTACCGCCGAAGCAGCTGACAGAATCCTTGGAGACAAATTTTACAGCCAGCGGTGTCAGCGTGTTCAATGTAACTGTACTGTCCCATTTCGGGCAAAGCGGTGCATCATTGTTTACGACCTCCGTTATGTAAGTACCCCCAGGCAGATCAGTGAAGGTGTAAGTATTCGAATTTATTACGCCAGACTGCTTCACCAGTGAGCCACCATTATATAGATTAAACTGGTAATTAACCGCTCCTGTGGCAGCTACAGAGATACTACCATCACCAGGAGAAACACATAATGGAGACGTCGCTACCAGCGTTCCCCTAACAGGTGCAGGTTGTGTGATAGTGATATCGTTTGTAAAAGCAAGGTTGATATTGCAGGTGCTATTCTTCACCTGCGCCTTATAAGTACCAGCCGGCAGGTTAGTCCATGTCATGCTCTTTCCTGTTCCTGCCGTATCAGGTCTTACTGCACTACCGCCGGATAAAAGGGTAAAGAGGTAAGTGGCATTCGTATCTGCACCACCCGCAGTAACAGTAATGGCACCATCACTTGCGTTATAGCAGGATACATTGGTATGTTGGGATATATCTTCAACTACTGTCAGCGGCGACAGTTCAGGGACGGTCACCACATAGGGCGTATAACAGCTGCCGACATCAGCGCCCGGGTTTAACAACCAGAGCGAGTAAGTGCCCGCTGCAAGTCCTGAAATGGATATACCGTTAGCAACGGGGACAGCACCGTTGCTCCATTGATTCAGGTCACCACAATTATTGGCACTTGGATCACAAGGTGCAGTTGCAATACCATTCCGCAGGACCCACCTCATTGTTGAAAACCCACCCTGTATAGCACTGCCTGCAATGGTAATGCTGCCGGTATGTTGAGTCCCCGCACAGGACGCCGTGATCTGAATATCATTATTAGCAACTTTTGGTGCGGATGGCAGTATCTCTATGGGATCTGATATAGGAGAATAGGGAGAATAGTAAGTGGTACCACTTTTATATACAGCTTTATGCCGGTATCTGAATCGCACATTTTGTACACTAC from Chitinophaga filiformis carries:
- a CDS encoding efflux RND transporter permease subunit, with product MQKIIKSVIAFSLKNRLFIGFATVVLIIWGVIAFRNIPIEAFPDVTNTQITIITQWPGRSAEEVEKFVTVPIEIAMNPVQKKTSVRSTTVFGLSVVKVIFDDNVDDPFARQQVNNLLRDVELPEGAEPDVQPPTGPTGEIFRYTLESKTKTVKELKTLQDWVIERRLLNVPGVGDVVSFGGEVKTYEITVNPQKLASYDITPLDVYSAISKSNINVGGDVIVDNSQAYVVRGIGLLNNEEEIGNIIVDNINNTPILVKDIAQVSVSALPRLGQVGRDKQNDVVEGIIVMRKGENPSEVIKRVEERINYLNEKVLPSDVKINTFYNRDNLIEFATHTVLHNMLEGIIFVTVIVFLFMADWRTTVIVAIVIPLALLFAFICLTLKGMSANLLSMGAIDFGIIIDGAVVMVEGIFVLLDHKQHQMGMERFNKLSKLGLIKNTGGELGKAIFFSKLIIIAGLLPIFSFEKVEGKMFSPLAWTLGFALLGALVLTLTLIPLLSSILLKKNVREKHNIFVEAITNGVMKLFSRTYRHKRITLIIATALVAVGLFMFRFLGTEFLPELDEGAIYIRATCPLSVSLDESKALANKMRRIILAFPEVKQVMSQTGRPNDGTDATGFYNIEFHVDIYPKKQWKSGMSKEELIDKMQQQLAVYPGVNLNFSQPIMDNVEEAVSGVKGSLCVKIYGDSLTYTEAKANQVYDIMKNIKGVEDLGVIRNIGQPEMRIDLDENKMALYGVTTADANAIIEMAIGGKAITQIYEGERKFQLRLRYEEQYRNNAEAISNLMVPTLRGARVPIKNIATIRTLTGPSIIFRDDNRRYTAVKFSIRGRDMGSVIAEAQGKVDKQVKLDKGYEMQWAGDFENQQRATKRLTQVVPISLLIIFLILFVMFGNVKDAGMVLLNVPFAIIGGIAALLISGTNFSISAGIGFIALFGICIQNGVILISVFKNNMQMVKRHEFNHHTLEIAIRDGVRTRVRPVVMTALMAAIGLLPAALSKGIGSETSKPLAIVVIGGLITATVLTLLVFPLFFYLGYRKVGQKMD
- a CDS encoding SprB repeat-containing protein, which gives rise to MLIDRTYSGDDIGYLITKDGDPNDIFLYSLGQYGQNEVYRGNIMLWAGDMWYSYSPTTFSTMDGLWYEYAYPYWIVDEKMIYPVDNNALAVFSDPNSKLMEDVPYVMCTQTGPGPHITFRARRVFAMAVPYALDSTSFNKTICANQHFPIATIGTNATVPSDEFVTFTTEWEYQANGGAWQGFYSEVSSDYATNGAGWQVIYVNPEASIPEVKSSVQNVRFRYRHKAVYKSGTTYYSPYSPISDPIEILPSAPKVANNDIQITASCAGTQHTGSITIAGSAIQGGFSTMRWVLRNGIATAPCDPSANNCGDLNQWSNGAVPVANGISISGLAAGTYSLWLLNPGADVGSCYTPYVVTVPELSPLTVVEDISQHTNVSCYNASDGAITVTAGGADTNATYLFTLLSGGSAVRPDTAGTGKSMTWTNLPAGTYKAQVKNSTCNINLAFTNDITITQPAPVRGTLVATSPLCVSPGDGSISVAATGAVNYQFNLYNGGSLVKQSGVINSNTYTFTDLPGGTYITEVVNNDAPLCPKWDSTVTLNTLTPLAVKFVSKDSVSCFGGNDGRIEVAAEGGAGAYTFTLTGNGLNKTNSTGIFTGLPAGDYTIILKNQGTVCNDESILNVTVFQRTALNVQLQQTSAGCSGQPGAVIQAIVSGGSGSYSYNWQQLKNGVWTSGSFWFDTDTQIEDLPAGTYRVIVTDRKSPACSITSTESTVQTVSEVQITNVKVQDAVCLADGAHISITATGGDGAYVYEWSLDGATYHPFTSATALTTSGNYRLRVTDGRGCMATASGTYAVILPPAPVSFTYTLSDYNGYNVSCKGNDNGFAQITATGGNGGSYGGYTYAIDNGAYGTASLIESITAGTHQLHVKDGRGCINTQQITMTEPAGTLRLKITAQEHAGCGADPVGHITVAPVGGTSPYKYAIDNGSWQDSPEFTGLAAGDHTLKVKDAGGCTSDISTTLTAIYTPLVTTADITDIKCYGESNGALHLHVSGGDGNYSYQWSTPSLSGSAAENIPSGDYTISITDGKGCKQQVTYTIDQPKKLELTLTSTSICEGASDGSIDAVVSGGTTPYKYSLDHSSWLNAGSFKGLSEGKYNLAVQDAHGCEASGDVTITKTNAKPEVNFLVASRRNAFDTLVIKDISLPEPDNISWSYDPKAVLLGYDNGTPLIKFTDPGSYWVEMTATFGACTYTVRKDLEIAPYDPHAGPGNSVPVQVIDTVMLSPNPNNGNFNFRIKLNRKQQIVAYVYDMNGIIAGKRQYAPTLQVDDSFSVGGSVTGTFILRVITETESRDVRFIISR